In Halichondria panicea chromosome 17, odHalPani1.1, whole genome shotgun sequence, a single window of DNA contains:
- the LOC135351542 gene encoding DNA ligase 1-like isoform X2 produces MPQRGILDFFSKSPGPKTKSPPPNNKRQRDTTTLENEERQRDTTLGDEEAGNAFPDKVESPVFKSKSKKRRVISDSEDSDTEVANETNETTNELSDNVEMSQSEENAIVSSSVQPSMDVPVTEEQARNGGPSTEGTGHNGGPSTEDELLKTPPKRKTARKHTGKMRSPQATTPNASSTDIKSPPVERSPARVRSTTTPALEATDQDSGDNEVMMEVVMDEGVALASKEEVQGNDEEKSMEEEKTVHSFFSPRTTHTPTRTSPNKTNKSLKKEISPESQPVGCVGEVDYDPSITNYHPLNHACWNKGQKVPYMAVAKTFEHIEEESKRLKIISTLTNFLRSVILLSPAETVPCVYLCLNKLAPAYEGLELGIGESFLIKAIAGATGRNPPQVKADYAEKGDLGLVAEMSRSTQRTMFAPPKLTVSGVFSKFKSIATMSGSASQAKKVDIIKGLLVACRGSEARYLIRSLGGKLRIGLAEQSVLVAIAHAVVYSPPCTDWPPVVLNASKTVSPEVFHKHLEGAALTVKSSYCELPNYEVLVPALLSHGLDHLSEHCRLTPGIPLKPMLAHPTKGLQEVLRRFEGARFTCEWKYDGERAQIHVIEGGEVRVYSRNSEDNTSKYPDIIGRMPKVAYVCQLCTLTLCLVQILKDGVRSCVLDTEAVAWDTEEKQILPFQILSTRKRKDAELASIKVQVCVFAFDLIYLNGKSLVKEPFESRRALLRESFNTVEGEFMLATSKDSKDLDEIQVFMDESIQGNCEGLMVKTLDRDATYEIAKRSHNWLKLKKDYLEGVGDTLDLVVIGGFHGTGKRAGKYGGFLLACYDEQNEEYQVICKIGTGFKDEDLENHSTFFKNHVIDAPKPYYRYSSQGVQPDHWFDPAQVWEVKAADLSISPVYTAAAGIVDPEKGISLRFPRFLRIREDKTPEDATTSDQVAGLYRGQSNNAKPADMKEEDFY; encoded by the exons ATGCCTCAAAGAGGAATACT TGACTTCTTCTCCAAGTCCCCTGGTCCTAAGACCAAGAGTCCTCCCCCCAACAACAAGAGACAGAGGGACACCACCACTCTGGAGAATGAGGAGAGACAGAGGGACACCACTCTAGGGGATGAGGAGGCTGGCAATGCTTTCCCGGATAAAGTAGAATCCCCCGTATTTAAGAGCAAGTCAAAGAAACGTCGTGTTATCTCAGACAGTGAAGATTCTGACACAGAAGTGGCAAATGAAACAAATGAAACAACTAACGAACTCTCAGACAATGTAGAGATGTCTCAATCAGAAGAGAATGCTATAGTATCATCATCTGTGCAACCATCTATGGATGTACCAGTGACTGAGGAACAGGCCCGCAATGGTGGGCCTAGCACTGAGGGGACTGGCCACAATGGTGGGCCTAGCACTGAGGATGAATTATTGAAGACGCCTCCTAAGAGAAAAACTG CTCGTAAGCACACTGGCAAGATGAGATCACCCCAGGCAACCACACCAAATGCATCATCAACAGACATTAAGAGCCCTCCTGTTGAGAGGTCACCAGCCAGGGTCAGGAGTACCACCACACCTGCATTAGAGGCGACTGACCAGGACAGTGGGGACAATGAGGTAATGATGGAGGTAGTGATGGATGAAGGAGTGGCCTTagctagcaaagaagaggtaCAAGGAAATGATGAGGAGAAATCAATGGAGGAAGAAAAGACTGTGCATTCATTCTTTT ctcccaggaccacccacacacccaccaggACGTCTCCTAACAAGACTAACAAGAGCCTTAAAAAGGAGATAag TCCAGAGTCCCAACCAGTGGGGTGTGTAGGGGAGGTGGACTATGACCCCTCCATCACCAACTACCATCCTCTCAATCACGCCTGTTGGAACAAGGGACAGAA AGTCCCGTACATGGCAGTGGCCAAGACATTTGAGCATATTGAGGAAGAGAGCAAGCGTCTGAAGATCATCTCCACTCTCACTAACTTCCTCCGCTCAGTGATCCTCCTCTCACCAGCCGAGACTGTGCCCTGTGTGTATCTCTGTCTCAACAAG CTTGCCCCTGCATATGAGGGACTGGAGCTAGGCATTGGAGAGTCCTTCCTCATCAAGGCCATTGCTGGTGCTACTGGTAGGAACCCTCCTCAAGTCAAGGCTGACTATGCAGAGAAAGGAGACCTCGGGCTAGTGGCTgag ATGAGTCGCAGTACTCAGCGGACGATGTTTGCCCCTCCCAAACTAACTGTGTCTGGAGTGTTCTCAAAGTTCAAGAGTATTGCCACCATGTCTGGAAGTGCT tcccaGGCCAAGAAGGTTGACATCATCAAGGGTCTGTTGGTTGCATGCAGGGGGTCTGAAGCAAGGTACCTCATTCGCTCCCTGGGGGGTAAGCTAAGGATTGGACTGGCCGAACAATCTGTTCTCGTGGCAATAGCTCACGCCGTGGTCTACAGTCCACCTTGTACAG ATTGGCCCCCTGTGGTGTTGAATGCCAGTAAGACAGTCTCTCCTGAGGTGTTCCACAAACACTTGGAGGGAGCAGCCCTCACTGTCAAGTCCAGTTACTG tgagctACCTAACTACGAGGTGTTAGTGCCAGCTCTGCTCAGTCACGGGCTAGACCATCTCTCAGAGCATTGTAGACTCACTCCGGGGATTCCCCTCAAGCCCATGCTGGCCCACCCAACCAAGGGGCTGCAAGAA GTTCTGCGTAGGTTTGAGGGTGCAAGGTTCACGTGTGAGTGGAAGTACGATGGAGAGCGTGCCCAGATCCATGTGATTGAGGGTGGAGAGGTCCGGGTATACAGCCGCAACTCTGAGGACAACACTTCAAAGTACCCAGACATCATAGGAAGAATGCCCAAGGTAGCGTATGTGTGTCAGCTTTGTACACTTACTTTATGTCTTGTTCAGATATTAAAGGATGGTGTGAGGTCATGTGTGTTGGACACTGAGGCTGTTGCCTGGGATACAGAGGAAAAGCAAATACTACCATTTCAAATACTCAGCACCAGAAAACGCAAG gatgCAGAGCTGGCTAGTATCAAggtgcaagtgtgtgtgtttgctttTGATCTCATCTACCTCAATGGAAAG TCGCTAGTGAAGGAACCGTTTGAGAGCAGGAGAGCATTGCTAAGAGAGTCCTTCAACACTGTGGAAGGA GAGTTCATGCTGGCCACCTCCAAAGACTCTAAGGATCTTGATGAGATACAAGTATTCATGGATGAGTCCATCCAGGGCAACTGTGAGGGCCTCATGGTCAAGACACTCGACAGAGATGCTACCTATGAGATAGCAAAGAGGTCACACAACTGGCTCAAG CTCAAGAAGGATTACCTTGAGGGTGTGGGGGACACTCTGGACCTGGTGGTGATAGGAGGGTTCCATGGGACCGGGAAGAGGGCAGGGAAATATGGTGGCTTCTTACTCGCCTGTTATGATGAGCAGAATGAAGAATATCAAGTCATTTGCAAA ATTGGCACTGGATTCAAAGATGAGGATCTCGAGAATCACTCGACATTCTTCAAAAATCATGTTATTGATGCTCCGAAGCCTTACTACCGCTACAGTAGTCAGGGCGTCCAACCAGATCACTGGTTTGACCCTGCACAG GTGTGGGAGGTGAAGGCTGCTGATCTCTCCATCTCTCCCGTCTACACGGCAGCTGCAGGAATT GTTGATCCAGAGAAGGGTATTTCCCTGCGCTTCCCTCGCTTCCTGCGTATCAGAGAGGACAAGACTCCGGAGGATGCTACCACTAGCGATCAGGTGGCAGGACTGTATCGAGGTCAGAGCAACAATGCAAAGCCAGCTGACATGAAGGAAGAGGACTTTTACTGA
- the LOC135351542 gene encoding DNA ligase 1-like isoform X3, whose product MPQRGILDFFSKSPGPKTKSPPPNNKRQRDTTTLENEERQRDTTLGDEEAGNAFPDKVESPVFKSKSKKRRVISDSEDSDTEVANETNETTNELSDNVEMSQSEENAIVSSSVQPSMDVPVTEEQARNGGPSTEGTGHNGGPSTEDELLKTPPKRKTARKHTGKMRSPQATTPNASSTDIKSPPVERSPARVRSTTTPALEATDQDSGDNEVMMEVVMDEGVALASKEEVQGNDEEKSMEEEKTVHSFFSPRTTHTPTRTSPNKTNKSLKKEISSPESQPVGCVGEVDYDPSITNYHPLNHACWNKGQKVPYMAVAKTFEHIEEESKRLKIISTLTNFLRSVILLSPAETVPCVYLCLNKLAPAYEGLELGIGESFLIKAIAGATGRNPPQVKADYAEKGDLGLVAEMSRSTQRTMFAPPKLTVSGVFSKFKSIATMSGSASQAKKVDIIKGLLVACRGSEARYLIRSLGGKLRIGLAEQSVLVAIAHAVVYSPPCTDWPPVVLNASKTVSPEVFHKHLEGAALTVKSSYCELPNYEVLVPALLSHGLDHLSEHCRLTPGIPLKPMLAHPTKGLQEVLRRFEGARFTCEWKYDGERAQIHVIEGGEVRVYSRNSEDNTSKYPDIIGRMPKILKDGVRSCVLDTEAVAWDTEEKQILPFQILSTRKRKDAELASIKVQVCVFAFDLIYLNGKSLVKEPFESRRALLRESFNTVEGEFMLATSKDSKDLDEIQVFMDESIQGNCEGLMVKTLDRDATYEIAKRSHNWLKLKKDYLEGVGDTLDLVVIGGFHGTGKRAGKYGGFLLACYDEQNEEYQVICKIGTGFKDEDLENHSTFFKNHVIDAPKPYYRYSSQGVQPDHWFDPAQVWEVKAADLSISPVYTAAAGIVDPEKGISLRFPRFLRIREDKTPEDATTSDQVAGLYRGQSNNAKPADMKEEDFY is encoded by the exons ATGCCTCAAAGAGGAATACT TGACTTCTTCTCCAAGTCCCCTGGTCCTAAGACCAAGAGTCCTCCCCCCAACAACAAGAGACAGAGGGACACCACCACTCTGGAGAATGAGGAGAGACAGAGGGACACCACTCTAGGGGATGAGGAGGCTGGCAATGCTTTCCCGGATAAAGTAGAATCCCCCGTATTTAAGAGCAAGTCAAAGAAACGTCGTGTTATCTCAGACAGTGAAGATTCTGACACAGAAGTGGCAAATGAAACAAATGAAACAACTAACGAACTCTCAGACAATGTAGAGATGTCTCAATCAGAAGAGAATGCTATAGTATCATCATCTGTGCAACCATCTATGGATGTACCAGTGACTGAGGAACAGGCCCGCAATGGTGGGCCTAGCACTGAGGGGACTGGCCACAATGGTGGGCCTAGCACTGAGGATGAATTATTGAAGACGCCTCCTAAGAGAAAAACTG CTCGTAAGCACACTGGCAAGATGAGATCACCCCAGGCAACCACACCAAATGCATCATCAACAGACATTAAGAGCCCTCCTGTTGAGAGGTCACCAGCCAGGGTCAGGAGTACCACCACACCTGCATTAGAGGCGACTGACCAGGACAGTGGGGACAATGAGGTAATGATGGAGGTAGTGATGGATGAAGGAGTGGCCTTagctagcaaagaagaggtaCAAGGAAATGATGAGGAGAAATCAATGGAGGAAGAAAAGACTGTGCATTCATTCTTTT ctcccaggaccacccacacacccaccaggACGTCTCCTAACAAGACTAACAAGAGCCTTAAAAAGGAGATAag TAGTCCAGAGTCCCAACCAGTGGGGTGTGTAGGGGAGGTGGACTATGACCCCTCCATCACCAACTACCATCCTCTCAATCACGCCTGTTGGAACAAGGGACAGAA AGTCCCGTACATGGCAGTGGCCAAGACATTTGAGCATATTGAGGAAGAGAGCAAGCGTCTGAAGATCATCTCCACTCTCACTAACTTCCTCCGCTCAGTGATCCTCCTCTCACCAGCCGAGACTGTGCCCTGTGTGTATCTCTGTCTCAACAAG CTTGCCCCTGCATATGAGGGACTGGAGCTAGGCATTGGAGAGTCCTTCCTCATCAAGGCCATTGCTGGTGCTACTGGTAGGAACCCTCCTCAAGTCAAGGCTGACTATGCAGAGAAAGGAGACCTCGGGCTAGTGGCTgag ATGAGTCGCAGTACTCAGCGGACGATGTTTGCCCCTCCCAAACTAACTGTGTCTGGAGTGTTCTCAAAGTTCAAGAGTATTGCCACCATGTCTGGAAGTGCT tcccaGGCCAAGAAGGTTGACATCATCAAGGGTCTGTTGGTTGCATGCAGGGGGTCTGAAGCAAGGTACCTCATTCGCTCCCTGGGGGGTAAGCTAAGGATTGGACTGGCCGAACAATCTGTTCTCGTGGCAATAGCTCACGCCGTGGTCTACAGTCCACCTTGTACAG ATTGGCCCCCTGTGGTGTTGAATGCCAGTAAGACAGTCTCTCCTGAGGTGTTCCACAAACACTTGGAGGGAGCAGCCCTCACTGTCAAGTCCAGTTACTG tgagctACCTAACTACGAGGTGTTAGTGCCAGCTCTGCTCAGTCACGGGCTAGACCATCTCTCAGAGCATTGTAGACTCACTCCGGGGATTCCCCTCAAGCCCATGCTGGCCCACCCAACCAAGGGGCTGCAAGAA GTTCTGCGTAGGTTTGAGGGTGCAAGGTTCACGTGTGAGTGGAAGTACGATGGAGAGCGTGCCCAGATCCATGTGATTGAGGGTGGAGAGGTCCGGGTATACAGCCGCAACTCTGAGGACAACACTTCAAAGTACCCAGACATCATAGGAAGAATGCCCAAG ATATTAAAGGATGGTGTGAGGTCATGTGTGTTGGACACTGAGGCTGTTGCCTGGGATACAGAGGAAAAGCAAATACTACCATTTCAAATACTCAGCACCAGAAAACGCAAG gatgCAGAGCTGGCTAGTATCAAggtgcaagtgtgtgtgtttgctttTGATCTCATCTACCTCAATGGAAAG TCGCTAGTGAAGGAACCGTTTGAGAGCAGGAGAGCATTGCTAAGAGAGTCCTTCAACACTGTGGAAGGA GAGTTCATGCTGGCCACCTCCAAAGACTCTAAGGATCTTGATGAGATACAAGTATTCATGGATGAGTCCATCCAGGGCAACTGTGAGGGCCTCATGGTCAAGACACTCGACAGAGATGCTACCTATGAGATAGCAAAGAGGTCACACAACTGGCTCAAG CTCAAGAAGGATTACCTTGAGGGTGTGGGGGACACTCTGGACCTGGTGGTGATAGGAGGGTTCCATGGGACCGGGAAGAGGGCAGGGAAATATGGTGGCTTCTTACTCGCCTGTTATGATGAGCAGAATGAAGAATATCAAGTCATTTGCAAA ATTGGCACTGGATTCAAAGATGAGGATCTCGAGAATCACTCGACATTCTTCAAAAATCATGTTATTGATGCTCCGAAGCCTTACTACCGCTACAGTAGTCAGGGCGTCCAACCAGATCACTGGTTTGACCCTGCACAG GTGTGGGAGGTGAAGGCTGCTGATCTCTCCATCTCTCCCGTCTACACGGCAGCTGCAGGAATT GTTGATCCAGAGAAGGGTATTTCCCTGCGCTTCCCTCGCTTCCTGCGTATCAGAGAGGACAAGACTCCGGAGGATGCTACCACTAGCGATCAGGTGGCAGGACTGTATCGAGGTCAGAGCAACAATGCAAAGCCAGCTGACATGAAGGAAGAGGACTTTTACTGA
- the LOC135351542 gene encoding DNA ligase 1-like isoform X1 has translation MPQRGILDFFSKSPGPKTKSPPPNNKRQRDTTTLENEERQRDTTLGDEEAGNAFPDKVESPVFKSKSKKRRVISDSEDSDTEVANETNETTNELSDNVEMSQSEENAIVSSSVQPSMDVPVTEEQARNGGPSTEGTGHNGGPSTEDELLKTPPKRKTARKHTGKMRSPQATTPNASSTDIKSPPVERSPARVRSTTTPALEATDQDSGDNEVMMEVVMDEGVALASKEEVQGNDEEKSMEEEKTVHSFFSPRTTHTPTRTSPNKTNKSLKKEISSPESQPVGCVGEVDYDPSITNYHPLNHACWNKGQKVPYMAVAKTFEHIEEESKRLKIISTLTNFLRSVILLSPAETVPCVYLCLNKLAPAYEGLELGIGESFLIKAIAGATGRNPPQVKADYAEKGDLGLVAEMSRSTQRTMFAPPKLTVSGVFSKFKSIATMSGSASQAKKVDIIKGLLVACRGSEARYLIRSLGGKLRIGLAEQSVLVAIAHAVVYSPPCTDWPPVVLNASKTVSPEVFHKHLEGAALTVKSSYCELPNYEVLVPALLSHGLDHLSEHCRLTPGIPLKPMLAHPTKGLQEVLRRFEGARFTCEWKYDGERAQIHVIEGGEVRVYSRNSEDNTSKYPDIIGRMPKVAYVCQLCTLTLCLVQILKDGVRSCVLDTEAVAWDTEEKQILPFQILSTRKRKDAELASIKVQVCVFAFDLIYLNGKSLVKEPFESRRALLRESFNTVEGEFMLATSKDSKDLDEIQVFMDESIQGNCEGLMVKTLDRDATYEIAKRSHNWLKLKKDYLEGVGDTLDLVVIGGFHGTGKRAGKYGGFLLACYDEQNEEYQVICKIGTGFKDEDLENHSTFFKNHVIDAPKPYYRYSSQGVQPDHWFDPAQVWEVKAADLSISPVYTAAAGIVDPEKGISLRFPRFLRIREDKTPEDATTSDQVAGLYRGQSNNAKPADMKEEDFY, from the exons ATGCCTCAAAGAGGAATACT TGACTTCTTCTCCAAGTCCCCTGGTCCTAAGACCAAGAGTCCTCCCCCCAACAACAAGAGACAGAGGGACACCACCACTCTGGAGAATGAGGAGAGACAGAGGGACACCACTCTAGGGGATGAGGAGGCTGGCAATGCTTTCCCGGATAAAGTAGAATCCCCCGTATTTAAGAGCAAGTCAAAGAAACGTCGTGTTATCTCAGACAGTGAAGATTCTGACACAGAAGTGGCAAATGAAACAAATGAAACAACTAACGAACTCTCAGACAATGTAGAGATGTCTCAATCAGAAGAGAATGCTATAGTATCATCATCTGTGCAACCATCTATGGATGTACCAGTGACTGAGGAACAGGCCCGCAATGGTGGGCCTAGCACTGAGGGGACTGGCCACAATGGTGGGCCTAGCACTGAGGATGAATTATTGAAGACGCCTCCTAAGAGAAAAACTG CTCGTAAGCACACTGGCAAGATGAGATCACCCCAGGCAACCACACCAAATGCATCATCAACAGACATTAAGAGCCCTCCTGTTGAGAGGTCACCAGCCAGGGTCAGGAGTACCACCACACCTGCATTAGAGGCGACTGACCAGGACAGTGGGGACAATGAGGTAATGATGGAGGTAGTGATGGATGAAGGAGTGGCCTTagctagcaaagaagaggtaCAAGGAAATGATGAGGAGAAATCAATGGAGGAAGAAAAGACTGTGCATTCATTCTTTT ctcccaggaccacccacacacccaccaggACGTCTCCTAACAAGACTAACAAGAGCCTTAAAAAGGAGATAag TAGTCCAGAGTCCCAACCAGTGGGGTGTGTAGGGGAGGTGGACTATGACCCCTCCATCACCAACTACCATCCTCTCAATCACGCCTGTTGGAACAAGGGACAGAA AGTCCCGTACATGGCAGTGGCCAAGACATTTGAGCATATTGAGGAAGAGAGCAAGCGTCTGAAGATCATCTCCACTCTCACTAACTTCCTCCGCTCAGTGATCCTCCTCTCACCAGCCGAGACTGTGCCCTGTGTGTATCTCTGTCTCAACAAG CTTGCCCCTGCATATGAGGGACTGGAGCTAGGCATTGGAGAGTCCTTCCTCATCAAGGCCATTGCTGGTGCTACTGGTAGGAACCCTCCTCAAGTCAAGGCTGACTATGCAGAGAAAGGAGACCTCGGGCTAGTGGCTgag ATGAGTCGCAGTACTCAGCGGACGATGTTTGCCCCTCCCAAACTAACTGTGTCTGGAGTGTTCTCAAAGTTCAAGAGTATTGCCACCATGTCTGGAAGTGCT tcccaGGCCAAGAAGGTTGACATCATCAAGGGTCTGTTGGTTGCATGCAGGGGGTCTGAAGCAAGGTACCTCATTCGCTCCCTGGGGGGTAAGCTAAGGATTGGACTGGCCGAACAATCTGTTCTCGTGGCAATAGCTCACGCCGTGGTCTACAGTCCACCTTGTACAG ATTGGCCCCCTGTGGTGTTGAATGCCAGTAAGACAGTCTCTCCTGAGGTGTTCCACAAACACTTGGAGGGAGCAGCCCTCACTGTCAAGTCCAGTTACTG tgagctACCTAACTACGAGGTGTTAGTGCCAGCTCTGCTCAGTCACGGGCTAGACCATCTCTCAGAGCATTGTAGACTCACTCCGGGGATTCCCCTCAAGCCCATGCTGGCCCACCCAACCAAGGGGCTGCAAGAA GTTCTGCGTAGGTTTGAGGGTGCAAGGTTCACGTGTGAGTGGAAGTACGATGGAGAGCGTGCCCAGATCCATGTGATTGAGGGTGGAGAGGTCCGGGTATACAGCCGCAACTCTGAGGACAACACTTCAAAGTACCCAGACATCATAGGAAGAATGCCCAAGGTAGCGTATGTGTGTCAGCTTTGTACACTTACTTTATGTCTTGTTCAGATATTAAAGGATGGTGTGAGGTCATGTGTGTTGGACACTGAGGCTGTTGCCTGGGATACAGAGGAAAAGCAAATACTACCATTTCAAATACTCAGCACCAGAAAACGCAAG gatgCAGAGCTGGCTAGTATCAAggtgcaagtgtgtgtgtttgctttTGATCTCATCTACCTCAATGGAAAG TCGCTAGTGAAGGAACCGTTTGAGAGCAGGAGAGCATTGCTAAGAGAGTCCTTCAACACTGTGGAAGGA GAGTTCATGCTGGCCACCTCCAAAGACTCTAAGGATCTTGATGAGATACAAGTATTCATGGATGAGTCCATCCAGGGCAACTGTGAGGGCCTCATGGTCAAGACACTCGACAGAGATGCTACCTATGAGATAGCAAAGAGGTCACACAACTGGCTCAAG CTCAAGAAGGATTACCTTGAGGGTGTGGGGGACACTCTGGACCTGGTGGTGATAGGAGGGTTCCATGGGACCGGGAAGAGGGCAGGGAAATATGGTGGCTTCTTACTCGCCTGTTATGATGAGCAGAATGAAGAATATCAAGTCATTTGCAAA ATTGGCACTGGATTCAAAGATGAGGATCTCGAGAATCACTCGACATTCTTCAAAAATCATGTTATTGATGCTCCGAAGCCTTACTACCGCTACAGTAGTCAGGGCGTCCAACCAGATCACTGGTTTGACCCTGCACAG GTGTGGGAGGTGAAGGCTGCTGATCTCTCCATCTCTCCCGTCTACACGGCAGCTGCAGGAATT GTTGATCCAGAGAAGGGTATTTCCCTGCGCTTCCCTCGCTTCCTGCGTATCAGAGAGGACAAGACTCCGGAGGATGCTACCACTAGCGATCAGGTGGCAGGACTGTATCGAGGTCAGAGCAACAATGCAAAGCCAGCTGACATGAAGGAAGAGGACTTTTACTGA
- the LOC135351572 gene encoding uncharacterized protein LOC135351572 yields the protein MATSSSVGDCDVTRAMATSSSVGDCDVTRAMATSSSVGDCDVTRAMATSSSVGDCDVTRAMATSSSVGDCDVTRAMATSSSVGDCDVTRAMATSSSVGDCDVTRAMATSSSVGDCDVTRAMATSSSVGDCDVTRAMATSSSVGDCDVTRAMATSSSVGDCDVTRAMATSSSVGDCDVTRAMATSSSVGDCDVTRAMATSSSVGDCDVTRAMAIYL from the coding sequence ATGGctacctctagctctgtagGAGATTGTGATGTCACTAGAGCTATGGctacctctagctctgtagGAGATTGTGATGTCACTAGAGCTATGGctacctctagctctgtagGAGACTGTGATGTCACTAGAGCTATGGctacctctagctctgtagGAGACTGTGATGTCACTAGAGCTATGGctacctctagctctgtagGAGACTGTGATGTCACTAGAGCTATGGctacctctagctctgtagGAGACTGTGATGTCACTAGAGCTATGGctacctctagctctgtagGAGACTGTGATGTCACTAGAGCTATGGctacctctagctctgtagGAGATTGTGATGTCACTAGAGCTATGGctacctctagctctgtagGAGACTGTGATGTCACTAGAGCTATGGctacctctagctctgtagGAGACTGTGATGTCACTAGAGCTATGGctacctctagctctgtagGAGACTGTGATGTCACTAGAGCTATGGctacctctagctctgtagGAGACTGTGATGTCACTAGAGCTATGGctacctctagctctgtagGAGACTGTGATGTCACTAGAGCTATGGctacctctagctctgtagGAGATTGTGATGTCACTAGAGCTATGGCTATatacctctag